The Mycolicibacterium insubricum DNA segment GATGCAGCCGACGAATCTCCGCCCAATCCTCCACAGTGATCACTCTCCAAACATTGAAGGGTGCTCACTTTTCAACCGGAACTACCTGCTCACTTTTCGACCGAAGCCGACAATTTTATGAGCTGGCGGTGGCAGAGGACCGGGTGGATACCCCCGCGAACCGGATGCTGCGGTGGGTGCAACTGTGCGCGGCCTGCCGGCGCGGGCTGGGCTACTGGCACGCGATGACGATGTCGGCGTCTCACGGCGTGGCGCAAGCGCGTTACGAACTCGGTGACCTGTTCGGCGCGGCCAACGAGGCGCTCACCGTCTGTAACCACCGCACGACTGCTCTCGGCGAGCGTCATATCGACACCCTCACCAGTCGGCTGTGCGCGGTCATGTGGCAGGCCGAGGCGGCGGGCCTGCAGGCGCACACGCTGGAAAATCTGGACTTTCTCATCGGTGCCCTGGACTCCGTGGTCGGTCCAGACCATCCGAGTACGTTGGTGGCTCGGTTTGCGCGCGTGGCGTGGGCGCCGGGCGATGACATCGGAGACATCGACCTTCTCTCCGAGTGGGAGGTCCTGCCCGAGGATTTGGCGCTTGTTCGCGGACCCGATGACCCATTGACGCTGACCGCCGAAGAGCAGCGCGAAGTGGCTCGTGGCAAGTGGCGCAACAATGTCGCGGAAATCCGCCAGATCGCCTACGACCTCTACATCGACATGGAATCCGAAGACGACGACTATGAGGAAGAAGATGAGGACGAGGGCGGCGTCTGGACGCCGGGCAACCTCGATGAGGACACCCTGGAGATGGTTGCCGACAACGCCGACGAACAGGCGTCCTTAGTGAACGACCGGTTCAGAACCGTCGTCGCCGTCAAGAGGGCGTATTTGCGATCTGCCCGCTCCTCCGGAGCCGAGAGCCTGGAGGCTCTGCAGTGGCGCTACTACCTGGCATGGCTGCTGTATGGCGGGCAAGAGTGGGAATCAGCAGCCCGGCGTGCAACGGCCCTGGCCAACGACTGCGGACGTCTGTTGGAGGATGGACATCCGCTGGCTGCGTCATGTCGCGAACTGGCGCAGTACGCCGAATCCCACAGTCGCGATCCACTACCGGCCTACTGGCAGGGCGACCCGGGCGAAGACTGACAGCGTGCCTCGCTAGCCCTGCACGTGGCTATGGACGGGGTGCAGGGGATTGGTCGTGCAGTAGAAAATCTGCAGGTCACCGCCACGGCCAAGGATGAGACCAGTGGTGTCGTCGAGACCGAGGTCGCTGATGTCGGGAGGATCCCAGTGGCCGACCCCGTCGTCGCGTTCATAGGTGCCGAAGGCAATAAGCAGGTCGAGCTGGCGCCCGCAGGCCACGCATGGCATCGGGTAGGGGTCGAACGAGTGCCAGCGCGGCCAACCACCGGCCTTGGTACCGGGCGCCACGGACAGATCAGACAAATAGGCCACGCCGTCGTCGCCGCAGTTCCAGCCCTGGTCCTCGGCAACGTCAATCCGATTCCAGAGCTCCTGCGGTAGGTCGATCGGATACTCGTCGACCTGCTCGGGGTGCAGCGCACAAGGCGCTGCGACCAGTTCGTCCTCGGCGTCGAAGGGGAGCGGGTGGTCTGTGGCGGCTCCAAGCAGGGTGGTCGAATCGCGCCACTTGACAAGCACCGCGGGGGAGTATGCATCCTCCTCGCCGGGCAGCTGCGCATGCGTCACCGGACACCAAAGGACTTGCAGCAGATCGGCTCTCGGTGGATACGTGAGATTGGGCGCGTCTCGCGCGAACAGCTGCAGCACCGGTACCAGCGGGTTGGGATGCGTGTGTGGACGCGCCTCGTCGGGTTGTGCCGCTGAATCGTCGAGATCCCAGTAGAACCAGGGGTTCTCGCACGTGGGCCATGACTCACTTGCGGGCCACAGCATCGGGCCGCCGATGGAACTCGTCCACGGGCCGGGCGCGCCGCGTCGAGGGTGCAGCCGAGTCGTCACCCTCCGATAGTCCGCCAGCTGGGGCACCCATTGAGTCACATCGACGGGGCGAGGAGGCGTCACCGGATTATTTGTCACGTGGACAATGGTCCATCATGCCCGACCATTGCGTGTTGAAGTTTTCGTGCGCTCTCGCCACCGTCCGGGCGGGTAGCCTTGCGACGGCACGGGTGCCAGCATCCAACACATCCATCTACCGGGGGCAACGACCTACATGGAATCCGACTTCAGCGACGACCAGGATGGCTCGACCGGGGACCGCTTCGAGACTGTGCGTCGACTGGCGATCGAGGTCCTGGCCCAGCGTGGGATCACCGTCGCGCCGGGGGACAATGACGCTCGCGGCGATGATCACCTGGTCGATCGGGACGGGTACGAGTATTGGCTCTACAACGTGCAGAAAAAATGCGCACTGCTGCAACCGCATGAGTGGGCGCACGCGGTGCACGAGCACTTCGACCATATTCTTCAGGGGCGCAACGCTGCGCCGGTGACGATGTTGAGCGATAACGATCTTCAGCGTCAGATCCGGACCCGGCTCAATCCGCCGATTCCGCCGGAAAAGATGACTTCCACCTACGCCCGCCCGGCGTTCGACGGTCTGGTGGTTGAGCTCAACCGCGACCTGCCGACCTCGGTGCAGACGATCGTCGACCAACAGCTCGACGGGCACGACGTCGACCTGCTGTTCCAGATCGGACAACGCAACACCGACGCCGAACCGATGGACATCGAACGGATGGATCACGGCGTGGTGGTTCTGATGGGGGACTCGTTCTTCATCGCGTCCAAGGTGCTCAACATGCCCGCACTCATCGACACGGTCTTCGGTGGCTCTGCGCCGTTGGGGGTCATCTTCTCGGTCCCGCAACGCAGCCTGGTCCTGCTGCACGCAGTCGGCCCACAGGTGATGGAGGCCCTGCAATGGATCGTGCCCGTCACCATCGGGCAGGCCAGCGAAGCCGCCGGGCCGATCAGCCCCGATACCTACTACTGGCACAACGGACGAGTCCAGCGCATCACCCAGCGCAATGTCGACGGCGATGCCACCGGCATACTCATCGAGGGCCCCTTTGCCGACGCGATCGACCGGGTGGCCGCCCAAGCTCAGGGGTAGCCGTACGGCCGACCAGGAGGCAGAAAGCCTCGATCTGCCCCGTTCAGGACTGAGGGAGACCGGCAATCCGCCAGCGGTAACGTTACCCAGCGCCATCGGCCCCGCCTGTATACAATGAGATACATGCCGGCGCGAAATCCCCAGGTAGCGGAACGCACCCAGGCGTGGTTATCCGAGCTCGGCGGTCAGCTCCGCGACCGTCGGCGAGCGCTCGGCCTCAGCGCTGCAACCACCGCTGAGTCGGCGGGAATGTCACGGGTTACCCTGCATCGCATCGAGGCGGGATCCGCGGCGGTGACCATCGGCGCCTACCTGAACGCGGCCGTCGCCCTGGGGCTGCGGTTGACACTTGAAGACGGCCTGACGAACCGGGTGCACGCGGGCCCGCAAACGCCGGATGAGCAACCACCGCCGGAGACCGTCCGGGTTGGGGATTTTCCGCAGCTTCGGGCGATCGCATGGCAGCTGCGCGCCGAGACTACGTTGTCCGGCGTGGAAGCGCTGCAGCTGTATGAACGGAACTGGCGGCACGTCGACCAGAGCGCCATGGCCGACGCGGAACGCGCGCTCGTTCGCCAGCTCGCCCACGCCTACAGCAGGGGAACGCTCCTTGTTTAAGCGGGCGCACCACCTACAGATCGCCGTTGTCCTCGATGCTCTCGATTCGGACTTGCTGGCGGAGTCGAGCTGCTACTTCGGCGGTGGTACCGCGATCGCACTGCGCTACGGCGAGTACCGGGAATCTGTCGATATCGACTTCCTCGTCTCCGACAAGTCCGGGTACGGCCAGTTGCGCGAGTTGGTTCGTCGGCCGAAAGGGTTCAATGCGCTTACCAGAAAGCCGATTTCAGCAATTCGGCCCGTGGTTGCGGACCGGTACGGCATCAGAACTCTGCTAGATGTGGAGGGTGCGCCGATCAGATTTGAGATCGTCGCGGAAGGCCGGATTGAGCTCGAGCCGCCGAGCCCTGGCGACAACATCTGTGGCGTTGCGACTTTGACCAACCTTGACATGGCGACCACCAAGCTGCTCGCCAACTCTGACCGGTGGGCTGATCAATCGGTGTTCAGCCGGGACATCATCGACCTCGCCATGATGGCCCCTGACTCAACCGTGATGACACGGGCCATTGGCAAAGCGGAAACCGCCTATCGGTCGGCGGTCGTCGGCGACCTGCGCAACGCCATCGAATACTTGCGGGATAACCCACATCGCTTGGACGACTGCATTCGTGAGCTGCACATGTCCGGCATCTCCAAGGCGGAGCTGTGGAATCGCATCAAACGGCTCAACCCGTAGCCGTTGCTAGCAGCTTCCGGACACGTTGGAGGTCACGGCTTCCCGGTGTGTTCCCGGTGTTTGCACCCCGGCCAGCAACACGGCCGTCGTTTGCCCTCCTCGAGTTCCTCGCGGGTCCGACGGATCCGCCGGGCCCGGGTGGCCGGCTGCTTGGCGTCCTCGACCCAGCAGATGAACTCGTTGCGGGCCAGCACCGTGATGTCACACCAGGCGGCCAGCACCGCCGGATCGGTCAGCAACTCGGCGCGCAGATCTTCGGGCAGTTCGTGGACGACGCCTCCGGGTACCTGCTCTCCAGTCACAGTCCCAGGGTAGGTGCGGTGGTGTCGGATGCGGCGCTACCCGCGGATGAGCTCGGAGATCGCCCAGCTCACCAGGGACAGCACGATGGCACCCCAGATCGCCTGCCACCAGAACGGGTATACGTGCAGTCCCCAATGGGTGGTGTTGTCGGTGATCCACGAGGTGATCCACAGCATCAGCGCGTTGATCACCACGTGCACCAGACCCAGCGTCAGGATGTACAGCGGAATCGCCAGCACCTGCACGATCGGTTTGATCACCGCGTTGACCAGCCCGAACAGCACGGCCACCACGAAGATGATGCCGATGCGCTTGAGCGTGTCGCCCTCGCCGCCGACGATTTTCACGCCCGGAACGATCAACGTCACGACCCAGAGTGCGAACCCCACCAGCGACGTGCGGATCAGGAATGCGGTCATGGGTTCATCATGGCACCGACGTGGCGCGGCCGACATTTTTTGCTGCCGGAATCGCCGGTCACCGTTGTCATTGCGACGGCCGTCACGTGTCAGCAAGGTCACGTCGATGTAGTTTCACCGACGAATGTGCTGTTCGGCGCGCTGATCGCGGGAAATCGGCGGCGTGGCGCAGTTGCGAAATCCCCCCCGATCCGTGGCTCGGCGGACTAATGTCGGGGATTGGCTGTGCAAACACTGCAACCGAATCTTTTGGAGGATATGGATGAGCGGCTACAAGACCGTGCTGGTCGGCACGGACGGCTCGGACTCGTCGCTGAAGGCCGTCGACCGCGCGGGTTCGCTCGCCTCGGGGCCCGACGCCAAGGTCGTCGTGGCCACCGCCTACTTCCCGTCGCACGAGGACTCCCGCGCCGCCGACATCCTCAAGGACGAGGGCTACAAGATGGCCGGCAACGCACCGATCTACGCGATCCTGCAGGAGGCCAGCGAGCGGGCGAAGGCCGCCGGTGCGACCAACGTCGTCGAGCGCGCCATCGTCGGCGCCCCGGTCGACGCCCTGGTCGAACTGTCGGAGGAGATCGACGCCGACCTGCTGATCATCGGCAACGTGGGCCTGAGCACCATCGCCGGGCGGCTGCTGGGCTCGGTGCCGGCGAACGTGGCCCGCAAGGCCAAGTGCGACGTCCTGATCGTCCACACCACCAACTG contains these protein-coding regions:
- a CDS encoding phage holin family protein, which translates into the protein MTAFLIRTSLVGFALWVVTLIVPGVKIVGGEGDTLKRIGIIFVVAVLFGLVNAVIKPIVQVLAIPLYILTLGLVHVVINALMLWITSWITDNTTHWGLHVYPFWWQAIWGAIVLSLVSWAISELIRG
- a CDS encoding helix-turn-helix domain-containing protein — encoded protein: MPARNPQVAERTQAWLSELGGQLRDRRRALGLSAATTAESAGMSRVTLHRIEAGSAAVTIGAYLNAAVALGLRLTLEDGLTNRVHAGPQTPDEQPPPETVRVGDFPQLRAIAWQLRAETTLSGVEALQLYERNWRHVDQSAMADAERALVRQLAHAYSRGTLLV
- a CDS encoding nucleotidyl transferase AbiEii/AbiGii toxin family protein yields the protein MFKRAHHLQIAVVLDALDSDLLAESSCYFGGGTAIALRYGEYRESVDIDFLVSDKSGYGQLRELVRRPKGFNALTRKPISAIRPVVADRYGIRTLLDVEGAPIRFEIVAEGRIELEPPSPGDNICGVATLTNLDMATTKLLANSDRWADQSVFSRDIIDLAMMAPDSTVMTRAIGKAETAYRSAVVGDLRNAIEYLRDNPHRLDDCIRELHMSGISKAELWNRIKRLNP
- a CDS encoding YdeI/OmpD-associated family protein, encoding MTGEQVPGGVVHELPEDLRAELLTDPAVLAAWCDITVLARNEFICWVEDAKQPATRARRIRRTREELEEGKRRPCCWPGCKHREHTGKP
- a CDS encoding universal stress protein: MSGYKTVLVGTDGSDSSLKAVDRAGSLASGPDAKVVVATAYFPSHEDSRAADILKDEGYKMAGNAPIYAILQEASERAKAAGATNVVERAIVGAPVDALVELSEEIDADLLIIGNVGLSTIAGRLLGSVPANVARKAKCDVLIVHTTN